From a region of the Tenggerimyces flavus genome:
- a CDS encoding ImmA/IrrE family metallo-endopeptidase has product MTAPYDPGRDAAERYPDWVIRHRPLHGVPEVLSWKHRTILIDSDQSWAAKRCSLAHALAHLDLDHRETLGGRYERREEQQADELAATRMIPFDALIEAAVWTRDVDELAEELNVDRTLLVVRIEGLSREQRFRLDVA; this is encoded by the coding sequence ATGACCGCGCCGTACGACCCGGGGCGCGACGCCGCTGAGCGCTACCCGGACTGGGTGATCAGGCACCGGCCGCTGCACGGTGTCCCCGAGGTGCTGTCCTGGAAGCACCGCACGATCCTCATCGACTCCGACCAGTCCTGGGCCGCGAAGCGCTGCAGCCTCGCGCACGCCCTCGCGCACCTGGACCTGGACCATCGGGAGACGCTCGGCGGCCGGTACGAGCGGCGCGAGGAGCAGCAGGCCGACGAGCTGGCGGCGACCCGGATGATCCCGTTCGACGCGCTCATCGAGGCGGCAGTGTGGACGCGGGACGTGGACGAGCTGGCCGAGGAGCTGAACGTCGACCGCACCCTGCTGGTCGTGCGGATCGAGGGGCTGTCGCGCGAACAACGGTTCCGGCTCGACGTCGCCTAG
- a CDS encoding glycosyltransferase, whose translation MDPADGPRPALRVLVCTIVHNPHDTRILHRQIRSMLDAGYAVTYAAPFSACGATPWPELTAVDLPRAVGRNRLGALRAARGVLRRYGRDADVVILHDPELLLALPGLSLPGAVVWDVHEDTGAALVAKPWLPSVLRPIAGAGVRAAERLAERSLRLMLADAGYRERFGQAHPVVPNTTFVPEAVVPSGDSRVVYIGHLAKARGVATIVETARKLAGSGISVDVVGAGDGFARDALSAAAAEGVLNWHGFVPFDQAMRLLDGSLAGLALLRDMPNFRPSTPTKVIEYMAHGVPVISTPLPLAKALVEQHGCGILAPFDDPVATADAILRLRDHAEERAEMGRRGHEAARELYHWPNAARAFLDTLEGWAAEAAAQRR comes from the coding sequence GTGGACCCGGCTGACGGGCCTCGGCCTGCGCTGCGCGTGCTGGTCTGCACGATCGTGCACAACCCGCACGACACCCGGATCCTGCATCGGCAGATTCGCTCGATGCTGGACGCCGGCTACGCGGTGACGTACGCCGCTCCGTTCAGCGCGTGCGGGGCCACGCCTTGGCCCGAGCTGACCGCGGTCGACCTGCCTCGGGCCGTCGGACGGAACCGCCTCGGTGCCCTGCGCGCCGCTCGGGGCGTGCTACGGCGGTACGGCCGGGACGCCGACGTGGTGATCCTGCACGACCCGGAGCTGCTGCTCGCGCTGCCCGGCCTTTCGCTTCCGGGCGCCGTGGTGTGGGACGTGCACGAGGACACTGGGGCGGCGCTGGTCGCGAAGCCCTGGCTGCCGTCAGTGCTCCGGCCCATCGCGGGTGCGGGCGTGCGGGCGGCGGAGCGGTTGGCCGAACGGTCGCTGCGGCTGATGCTCGCGGACGCTGGCTATCGGGAGCGCTTCGGGCAGGCGCATCCGGTGGTGCCCAACACGACGTTCGTCCCGGAGGCCGTCGTGCCGTCTGGTGACTCGCGCGTGGTCTACATCGGGCACCTGGCGAAGGCTCGTGGCGTGGCGACGATCGTGGAGACGGCGCGGAAGCTCGCCGGGAGTGGGATCTCGGTCGACGTGGTGGGGGCGGGCGACGGGTTTGCCCGCGATGCCCTGTCCGCGGCGGCGGCCGAGGGCGTGCTGAACTGGCATGGCTTCGTTCCTTTCGATCAGGCGATGCGATTGTTGGATGGGTCGCTCGCGGGGTTGGCGCTGCTGCGGGACATGCCGAACTTCCGGCCCTCGACGCCCACGAAGGTGATCGAGTACATGGCGCACGGCGTCCCGGTGATCAGCACGCCGCTGCCGCTGGCGAAGGCACTGGTGGAGCAGCACGGGTGCGGAATCCTGGCGCCGTTCGACGACCCGGTGGCTACGGCGGATGCGATCTTGCGGTTGCGGGATCACGCCGAGGAGCGGGCGGAGATGGGCCGGCGCGGGCACGAGGCGGCGCGGGAGCTGTATCACTGGCCCAATGCCGCTCGGGCGTTCCTCGACACGCTCGAGGGCTGGGCGGCCGAAGCCGCCGCCCAGCGTCGCTGA
- a CDS encoding nucleotide sugar dehydrogenase translates to MSVDLVVIGLGYVGLPLVREACRSGLGVVGLDVSERVVAGLSAGRSHVDDISDDDVAAMLRAGFTATTDDQVLSLADVVVICVPTPLDEDMGPDLAAVKSAVEKVAQWIHPGMLVVLESTTYPGTTDEVVRPILESSGLRAGRDFWLAFSPERIDPGNPTYGLRNTPKVVGGHTPDCAQRAEEFYGKICDQVVRAAGTREAEMAKLLENTYRHVNIALVNEMAIFCHELGIDLRDAIKAAATKPFGFQAFYPGPGVGGHCIPIDPNYLSYRVRRLGYPFRFVELAQEINQRMPAYVAQRVQDLLNDHAKAVRGSTVLLLGVTYKPDIADQRESPSQPVAARLRRMGADLVFHDPYVTEWEVEGESVPTVPDLAAALKTADVTVLLQNHTAYDADTLAGAQLMLDTRGHVRGEHVEVL, encoded by the coding sequence ATGTCGGTCGACCTCGTTGTCATCGGGTTGGGCTACGTCGGCCTGCCCCTGGTGCGTGAAGCGTGCCGATCGGGTCTCGGCGTCGTGGGTCTCGACGTCTCCGAGCGGGTGGTCGCGGGCCTTTCCGCTGGCCGTTCGCACGTCGACGACATCTCCGACGACGACGTCGCCGCGATGCTTCGCGCCGGGTTCACCGCCACGACCGACGACCAGGTGCTCTCGCTCGCCGACGTCGTCGTGATCTGCGTACCCACGCCCCTCGATGAGGACATGGGCCCCGACCTCGCCGCGGTGAAGTCGGCGGTCGAGAAGGTCGCCCAGTGGATCCACCCGGGGATGCTCGTCGTCCTGGAGTCGACCACGTACCCGGGCACGACCGACGAGGTCGTGCGGCCGATCCTGGAGTCGTCCGGGCTGCGGGCCGGGCGCGACTTCTGGCTGGCGTTCTCGCCGGAGCGGATCGACCCGGGCAACCCGACGTACGGCCTGCGCAACACCCCGAAGGTCGTCGGCGGTCACACGCCGGACTGCGCGCAGCGGGCCGAGGAGTTCTACGGGAAGATCTGCGACCAGGTCGTCCGGGCCGCGGGCACCCGCGAGGCCGAGATGGCCAAGCTGTTGGAGAACACCTATCGGCACGTGAACATCGCGCTGGTCAACGAGATGGCGATCTTCTGCCACGAGCTCGGCATCGACCTGCGGGACGCGATCAAGGCGGCCGCGACGAAGCCGTTCGGCTTCCAGGCGTTCTATCCCGGTCCGGGCGTCGGCGGGCACTGCATCCCGATCGACCCGAACTACCTCTCCTACCGCGTGCGCCGGCTGGGCTACCCGTTCCGCTTCGTCGAGCTCGCGCAGGAGATCAACCAGCGGATGCCGGCGTACGTCGCGCAGCGGGTGCAGGACCTGCTGAACGACCACGCCAAGGCGGTCCGCGGGTCGACCGTGCTGCTGCTCGGCGTGACGTACAAGCCGGACATCGCCGACCAGCGCGAGTCGCCTTCGCAGCCGGTGGCCGCGCGGCTGCGCCGGATGGGCGCGGACCTCGTCTTCCACGACCCGTACGTGACGGAGTGGGAGGTCGAGGGCGAGTCCGTCCCGACCGTTCCCGACCTCGCCGCGGCGCTCAAGACCGCCGACGTGACCGTGCTGCTGCAGAACCACACGGCGTACGACGCCGACACCCTGGCTGGCGCCCAGCTCATGCTCGACACCCGCGGGCACGTCCGCGGCGAGCACGTCGAGGTGCTCTAG
- a CDS encoding M36 family metallopeptidase, translated as MHFGKSGRSKRHIRGKPVLLGGVAAAVAIAVSLAPTGAVAAGGDSAKAGKSAATEAKVAGETLGNYDARTEPSVKPALQRAAALKAAQPSVKSYRKGLGVEGIVAIDGLTGTPKQVARTDGFLTGASKAGAESIARSYVKKNAAAFGLSAADVDRLTLRKTYTDVEGTRHLSFIQTVNGVTVFGQGLKAHVAKDGRLVSIDGSPVAGLPTSAAAPKLTPTQARGAAVEDAFAKPKAAKATTAKNASKTTEFAGGDQAKLVQFKAPSGLRTAWQTITSPSNDQMFMHVIDAATGRVLYRRDLIQHDSAKVVENYPGAPRGGKFKNVDLPAKWLPKNSPRLAGNPAHVWSDLNDDNLAQPNEEITKAAPRSFTFPFTRFPLADPDCTAFVCTWDSTVPNSWETNRKSSGTQLFYYISKFHDHLAKKPISFTREAGNFEAVDGDAVEGNDLDGANTAAGLPDGNHINNANFGTPPDGTSPRMQMYLFRNPAVPGDPWVAAMGSYAADIVYHEYGHGLSNRLVVDADGISTLGSAQAGAMGEAWSDWYAMDFLNNEGYERDTKAEGELRVGQWVGAGRNQIREQPVDCKVGSTSPNCAGTAGGGPGGFTYGDYGKISGGPEVHSDGEIWVQTLWDLREEIGTKKAESLVTRAMELSPGNPSFLDMRNSILQADQVVNRGKAHKAIWKVFAQRGMGYFAGSVDGDDQAPVESFALPPKANTPTGTLSGTVTDSDAGTPVAGAVVAFGGHNSGFGGDYAAVTAADGTYTISGIFAGTYPKVFSRGPGYEVVVATKSISNGANTANWQLRRDWAALAGGATVVDTNDDSGAPFGCGAAAMFDMSQTNGWSAVAEHVGPGPLDIEPRWVILELPTAIDVSEVTINPSNTCGDAGSASTSKFTFETSVDGTTWVATSGDFGVDDRKATPVALSSGTADVKFLRYTMLSTQVEDLGGTCPGAFSGCDWVDSTEIAVYGAP; from the coding sequence ATGCATTTCGGGAAGTCTGGCCGGTCGAAGCGTCACATTCGCGGCAAACCGGTCCTGTTGGGAGGGGTCGCGGCAGCTGTCGCGATCGCAGTGAGCCTCGCGCCCACCGGCGCGGTGGCCGCAGGAGGCGACTCGGCCAAGGCAGGGAAGAGCGCCGCGACCGAGGCGAAGGTCGCCGGCGAGACGCTCGGCAACTACGACGCCCGGACGGAACCCTCGGTCAAGCCGGCGTTGCAGCGCGCGGCGGCCCTGAAGGCGGCCCAGCCGAGCGTGAAGAGCTACCGCAAGGGCCTCGGCGTCGAGGGCATCGTCGCGATCGACGGCCTCACCGGTACGCCGAAGCAGGTCGCGCGGACCGACGGCTTCCTCACCGGCGCGAGCAAGGCCGGCGCGGAGTCCATCGCCCGTTCGTACGTCAAGAAGAACGCCGCCGCCTTCGGGCTCTCGGCGGCCGACGTCGACCGGCTCACGCTGCGCAAGACGTACACCGACGTCGAGGGCACCCGGCACCTGTCGTTCATCCAGACGGTGAACGGCGTCACGGTGTTCGGCCAGGGCCTCAAGGCGCACGTCGCCAAGGACGGCCGGCTGGTCAGCATCGACGGCTCGCCCGTCGCCGGTCTCCCGACCAGCGCCGCCGCGCCGAAGCTCACGCCGACCCAGGCGCGCGGCGCCGCGGTCGAGGACGCGTTCGCCAAGCCCAAGGCCGCCAAGGCGACCACGGCGAAGAACGCCTCCAAGACGACCGAGTTCGCCGGCGGCGACCAGGCGAAGCTGGTGCAGTTCAAGGCCCCGTCCGGTCTGCGCACCGCGTGGCAGACGATCACCAGCCCGTCGAACGACCAGATGTTCATGCACGTCATCGACGCCGCGACCGGTCGCGTTCTGTACCGCCGCGACCTGATCCAGCACGACAGCGCGAAGGTCGTCGAGAACTACCCCGGCGCCCCGCGCGGCGGGAAGTTCAAGAACGTCGACCTCCCCGCGAAGTGGCTGCCGAAGAACTCCCCGCGGCTCGCCGGCAACCCCGCGCACGTCTGGTCCGACCTGAACGACGACAACCTCGCGCAGCCCAACGAGGAGATCACCAAGGCCGCGCCGCGTTCGTTCACGTTCCCCTTCACCCGGTTCCCGCTCGCCGACCCCGACTGCACCGCGTTCGTGTGCACGTGGGACTCGACGGTCCCGAACTCGTGGGAGACCAACCGGAAGAGCTCCGGCACGCAGCTCTTCTACTACATCAGCAAGTTCCACGACCACCTCGCGAAGAAGCCGATCAGCTTCACCCGTGAGGCCGGCAACTTCGAGGCCGTGGACGGCGACGCGGTCGAGGGCAACGACCTCGACGGCGCCAACACCGCCGCTGGCCTGCCCGACGGCAACCACATCAACAACGCCAACTTCGGCACCCCGCCGGACGGCACGTCGCCGCGCATGCAGATGTACCTGTTCCGCAACCCCGCGGTCCCCGGTGACCCGTGGGTGGCGGCGATGGGCTCGTACGCGGCCGACATCGTCTACCACGAGTACGGTCACGGCCTGTCCAACCGGCTCGTCGTCGACGCCGACGGCATCTCCACGCTCGGCAGCGCCCAGGCCGGCGCGATGGGCGAGGCGTGGAGCGACTGGTACGCGATGGACTTCCTCAACAACGAGGGCTACGAGCGCGACACCAAGGCCGAGGGCGAGCTCCGGGTCGGCCAGTGGGTCGGCGCGGGCCGCAACCAGATCCGCGAGCAGCCAGTCGACTGCAAGGTGGGCAGCACCTCGCCGAACTGCGCCGGCACAGCGGGCGGCGGTCCGGGTGGGTTCACCTACGGCGACTACGGCAAGATCTCCGGCGGTCCCGAGGTCCACTCCGACGGTGAGATCTGGGTCCAGACGCTGTGGGACCTGCGCGAGGAGATCGGCACGAAGAAGGCCGAGAGCCTCGTGACGCGGGCGATGGAGCTGTCGCCGGGAAACCCGTCGTTCCTCGACATGCGGAACTCGATCCTGCAGGCCGACCAGGTCGTCAACCGTGGCAAGGCGCACAAGGCGATCTGGAAGGTGTTCGCGCAGCGCGGCATGGGCTACTTCGCGGGCTCGGTCGACGGTGACGACCAGGCTCCGGTGGAGTCGTTCGCGCTGCCGCCGAAGGCGAACACGCCGACCGGCACGCTGTCCGGTACGGTCACCGACTCCGACGCCGGTACTCCGGTGGCCGGCGCCGTGGTCGCGTTCGGTGGGCACAACTCTGGGTTCGGCGGCGACTACGCGGCCGTGACCGCGGCTGACGGCACGTACACGATCAGCGGCATCTTCGCTGGTACGTACCCGAAGGTGTTCTCGCGCGGACCTGGCTACGAGGTCGTCGTGGCGACCAAGTCGATCAGCAACGGCGCGAACACCGCCAACTGGCAGCTGCGCCGCGACTGGGCAGCCCTCGCCGGCGGTGCGACCGTGGTCGACACGAACGACGACTCCGGCGCTCCGTTCGGCTGTGGCGCGGCGGCGATGTTCGACATGTCGCAGACGAACGGTTGGTCGGCGGTCGCCGAGCACGTGGGTCCCGGCCCGCTCGACATCGAGCCGCGGTGGGTGATCCTCGAGCTGCCGACCGCGATCGACGTCTCCGAGGTGACGATCAACCCGTCGAACACCTGCGGTGACGCGGGCAGCGCCTCGACCAGCAAGTTCACCTTCGAGACGTCGGTGGACGGGACCACCTGGGTCGCGACCAGCGGCGACTTCGGGGTGGACGACCGCAAGGCGACGCCCGTGGCGCTCAGCAGCGGCACGGCCGACGTCAAGTTCCTCCGCTACACGATGCTGTCGACCCAGGTCGAAGACCTCGGCGGCACCTGCCCAGGCGCGTTCTCCGGATGCGACTGGGTCGACTCGACCGAGATCGCGGTCTACGGCGCGCCGTGA